Proteins found in one Haloarcula litorea genomic segment:
- a CDS encoding transcription initiation factor IIB, with translation MATRDIYESGFDEDVRTESSANQCPECDGRVTTNTVETVCEDCGLVIDEQRIDHGPEWRAYDDEKRERTGAPLTAARHDRGLSTEIGRGTDAKGNELSGQKRRRLARMRREQTRGRWRSKAERNLAHGLGEVRRLASALELSDSVRDQACQLFRSAQNEDLLRGRSIEAIAAASVYGACRCNGLSRLVGEVSEMARVAESRVTNAYKTLNEELGLPAEPVSPSMFVPRLASDLECADEIRQRARALAEQAEERGVTTGVHPAGFAAACLYKAGREEGRWLTQSEAADVANASKATVRAHRDTLEEQVA, from the coding sequence ATGGCAACTAGAGACATCTACGAGAGCGGATTCGACGAAGACGTCCGAACGGAGTCGAGCGCGAACCAATGTCCCGAGTGTGACGGCCGGGTCACCACGAACACGGTCGAAACGGTCTGCGAGGACTGTGGCCTGGTCATCGACGAACAGCGCATCGATCACGGGCCGGAGTGGCGGGCGTACGACGACGAGAAGCGCGAGCGAACGGGTGCTCCACTCACTGCGGCCCGCCACGATCGCGGCCTGTCGACGGAGATCGGTCGCGGTACCGACGCGAAAGGGAACGAACTCTCGGGGCAGAAGCGACGGCGACTCGCGCGGATGCGCCGTGAGCAGACCCGGGGGCGCTGGCGGTCGAAAGCGGAACGAAATCTCGCCCACGGACTGGGCGAGGTGCGTCGGTTGGCGAGTGCGCTCGAACTCTCTGATTCGGTCCGCGACCAGGCGTGTCAGCTCTTCCGGAGCGCTCAGAACGAGGATCTGCTTCGGGGCAGATCCATCGAGGCCATCGCCGCGGCCAGCGTCTACGGAGCCTGCCGGTGCAACGGCCTCTCGCGGTTGGTGGGCGAGGTCAGTGAGATGGCCCGCGTCGCGGAGTCTCGAGTCACGAACGCGTACAAAACGCTGAACGAAGAGCTGGGCCTCCCCGCTGAACCCGTCTCCCCCAGCATGTTCGTGCCGCGCCTCGCCTCGGATCTCGAGTGCGCGGACGAGATCCGACAGCGGGCCCGAGCCCTCGCGGAACAGGCCGAGGAGCGCGGCGTCACGACGGGCGTCCATCCGGCCGGGTTCGCAGCGGCCTGCCTCTACAAGGCCGGTCGCGAAGAGGGGCGATGGTTGACGCAATCCGAGGCCGCGGACGTGGCGAACGCCTCGAAGGCGACCGTCCGGGCACACCGGGATACGTTGGAGGAACAGGTCGCCTGA
- a CDS encoding RNA-guided endonuclease InsQ/TnpB family protein, translating into MEVRRTVPVKLEVTDEQADLLHETIDEFLWAANYVVDAAWDGEWAETRSSVLHEMTYDEVREQTRLHSNHVQSARNRAVDALKSVVAEWKNGEYASIPTFSSPFCEYNQRNATFHDDHAVLSTVDGRVTAEYVLPDKTRDTPHSKYLRSERWETTGATLHYRRGDFYLHVRTKADVDDPKPAENGTVLGVDLGIENIAVTSTGAFWSADELNHWRTEYVQRRKSLQECGSRWAHENVQAVGRKETGRFEQYLHRIANDILAEASESGCTVIAFEDLTDIRDRMPDARQFHEWAFNRLYDYVSYKAEGRGIQVKQVNPKNTSRRCSSCGFTHEDNRPSQDTFRCQSCGYENHADYNAAKNIGYRLLRNQTGGEGGAPVGVRLNTGMLNANGVKPVPDSVRAGVHGESPPL; encoded by the coding sequence ATGGAGGTCCGTCGAACTGTCCCGGTCAAACTTGAGGTGACCGACGAGCAGGCGGACTTGCTTCACGAGACGATTGACGAGTTCCTGTGGGCGGCCAATTACGTCGTGGACGCTGCGTGGGACGGCGAATGGGCTGAAACCCGTTCGTCCGTCCTGCATGAGATGACCTATGACGAGGTTCGCGAGCAGACGCGACTCCACAGCAACCACGTCCAATCGGCTCGTAACCGTGCTGTTGACGCGCTTAAGAGCGTCGTCGCCGAGTGGAAGAACGGCGAGTACGCTTCGATTCCGACGTTCTCCTCGCCGTTCTGCGAATACAACCAGCGCAACGCCACGTTCCATGACGACCACGCCGTGTTGTCTACCGTCGATGGGCGTGTCACCGCCGAGTACGTCTTGCCCGACAAGACTCGTGACACGCCCCACTCGAAGTACCTGCGTTCTGAACGATGGGAGACGACAGGCGCGACACTCCACTATCGCCGTGGTGACTTCTACCTCCACGTCCGAACAAAGGCGGACGTGGACGATCCCAAACCGGCCGAGAACGGAACGGTTCTCGGTGTGGACCTCGGGATCGAGAACATCGCCGTCACCTCGACTGGCGCGTTCTGGTCTGCCGACGAACTCAACCACTGGCGAACGGAGTACGTCCAGCGCCGCAAATCGCTGCAGGAGTGTGGTTCGCGGTGGGCCCACGAGAACGTCCAAGCGGTCGGACGCAAGGAGACGGGGCGCTTCGAGCAGTATCTTCACCGTATCGCGAACGACATCCTCGCTGAAGCGAGCGAGAGTGGTTGTACGGTTATCGCCTTCGAGGACCTGACGGATATCCGCGATCGGATGCCCGACGCCCGCCAGTTCCATGAGTGGGCATTCAATCGTCTGTACGACTACGTCTCGTACAAGGCCGAGGGACGCGGGATTCAGGTTAAGCAGGTAAACCCGAAGAACACGTCCCGACGGTGCTCGTCGTGTGGGTTCACCCACGAGGACAACCGCCCGTCGCAGGACACCTTCCGCTGTCAGTCCTGTGGATACGAGAACCACGCGGACTACAACGCAGCGAAGAACATCGGCTATCGACTCCTTCGCAACCAAACTGGCGGCGAAGGAGGCGCACCCGTAGGCGTGCGCTTGAACACCGGGATGCTGAACGCGAACGGGGTCAAACCCGTACCAGATTCGGTTAGAGCGGGAGTCCATGGTGAAAGTCCGCCTCTTTAG
- a CDS encoding RNA-guided endonuclease InsQ/TnpB family protein, with protein sequence MDDTLRRTVRIKLDVPREHRGDLHQTKTQFLHCANRTSEWAWRYDDDCITSKSRAEEALYDELREETELTANLVQKGIRRAITAVRAGVEKLTQGKKTSQPKFDSWSIVYDKRSATFNDDHATLSTPNGRVTAEYVLPPENQRENTPFGRYYESDNWNTSSATLQYDENEDTFYLQVTLKNPDYGSDGPERQESESCDDLPENGVVLGVDLNVTGAFVVTSTGEFIGSADFLTHKRDQYEQRRGCLQQTGTRSAHLTIQSIGSQFSEWSLNWLHNQANDLIEEAGDADVDGIIFEDLTHIRENIANGSKFQQWAYAKFVELVEYKVESTDLFVDFVNPAYTSQRCSYCGCTHEDNRDDKQFECRSCGYEVNADYNAAKNIANRYCKYIHRGQKSRGGWATSQLALKSGMLNVNGEYTPSA encoded by the coding sequence ATGGACGACACGCTACGACGTACGGTACGAATCAAACTCGACGTACCCAGAGAACATCGTGGCGATCTCCATCAGACCAAGACTCAATTCCTCCACTGCGCTAACCGAACGAGCGAGTGGGCGTGGCGGTACGACGACGACTGTATCACCAGCAAGAGCAGGGCCGAAGAGGCCCTGTATGACGAGTTGAGGGAGGAAACCGAGCTCACCGCTAACCTCGTTCAGAAAGGTATTCGTCGCGCTATCACAGCCGTCAGGGCCGGCGTCGAGAAATTGACGCAGGGCAAGAAGACCAGCCAACCAAAGTTCGACTCGTGGAGCATCGTGTACGACAAACGCTCCGCGACGTTCAACGACGACCACGCTACCCTCTCGACGCCGAACGGAAGAGTCACCGCCGAATACGTTCTCCCACCTGAAAATCAGCGAGAGAACACGCCGTTCGGACGGTACTACGAGAGTGACAACTGGAATACGTCAAGTGCCACGCTCCAATATGACGAGAACGAGGACACGTTCTACCTGCAAGTTACGCTGAAAAATCCCGATTATGGGAGTGACGGACCGGAACGCCAAGAAAGCGAGTCATGTGATGATCTCCCCGAGAACGGAGTGGTTCTCGGCGTGGACTTGAACGTGACTGGCGCGTTCGTCGTCACCTCCACAGGCGAGTTCATTGGCAGTGCAGACTTCCTCACCCACAAGCGCGACCAATACGAGCAACGCCGCGGCTGCCTACAACAGACGGGTACTCGATCGGCCCACCTCACGATTCAATCTATTGGTAGTCAGTTCAGCGAGTGGTCATTAAACTGGCTCCACAACCAGGCCAACGACCTCATCGAGGAAGCCGGTGATGCGGATGTAGACGGGATTATTTTCGAGGACCTCACTCACATCCGCGAGAACATTGCGAACGGGAGCAAGTTCCAGCAGTGGGCCTACGCGAAGTTCGTGGAACTCGTTGAGTACAAGGTCGAATCTACTGATTTGTTCGTCGATTTCGTGAACCCAGCGTACACGAGCCAACGTTGCTCATATTGTGGGTGTACCCACGAGGATAATCGCGACGACAAGCAGTTCGAGTGCCGGTCATGTGGGTATGAGGTGAACGCTGATTACAACGCGGCGAAGAACATTGCAAACCGATACTGCAAGTATATCCATCGCGGGCAGAAGTCTCGCGGTGGATGGGCCACCAGTCAACTGGCCCTGAAGTCAGGGATGCTGAACGTGAATGGTGAATACACGCCTTCCGCCTAG
- a CDS encoding DUF6735 family protein, producing the protein MGHRALVAYERTDGQYTLHYSHWGAANLKLKHRISAESPFGGDDADSKWAKQLLAELVDGLEADAVDGYLADEDRPSTVVEPKPRATGLTLDEIVADHLDYLHHEAFFVVSTTFEVTAYRTLWFGLQYESETVEQGETVGNGALATVWWHDGEPVGDGHLQGQFAALKDVVGDMLDKGVFTPSTARQYLKRKLAERVGDRQELLIPTGESPFEKASLNHL; encoded by the coding sequence ATGGGACATCGCGCACTCGTTGCGTATGAACGCACAGACGGACAGTACACGCTCCACTACAGCCATTGGGGTGCAGCGAACCTGAAGCTCAAGCACCGAATCTCGGCTGAGTCGCCGTTCGGTGGCGACGACGCCGACTCCAAGTGGGCGAAACAGCTGCTGGCTGAACTGGTCGATGGCCTCGAGGCAGATGCGGTCGACGGCTATCTCGCCGACGAGGATCGACCGTCGACGGTCGTCGAGCCGAAGCCCCGCGCCACCGGGCTCACCCTCGACGAGATCGTCGCTGACCATCTCGACTACCTCCACCACGAGGCGTTCTTCGTGGTGTCGACGACGTTCGAAGTGACCGCCTATCGGACGCTGTGGTTCGGGCTCCAGTACGAGTCGGAGACAGTCGAACAGGGGGAGACGGTCGGGAATGGCGCGCTCGCGACCGTTTGGTGGCACGACGGCGAGCCGGTCGGTGACGGCCACCTGCAGGGACAGTTCGCGGCCCTCAAAGACGTCGTCGGCGATATGCTCGACAAGGGCGTCTTCACGCCGTCGACGGCGAGGCAGTACCTGAAACGGAAACTCGCCGAGCGAGTCGGAGACCGACAGGAGCTGCTCATTCCGACCGGAGAATCACCCTTCGAAAAGGCGAGTCTGAACCACTTATAG
- a CDS encoding alpha/beta fold hydrolase: MEIVISADGTPIAYERTGSGPPLVLVHGSADLHTFWDLAGARSAFAEDCTVYAMDRRGRGESGDAAEYTLEREAEDVAAVVNAIDEPVTLLGHSSGALFSLEAALHTDNLRKLILNEPPVAVGDHELNVEETVTEMRRLLEDGEREQALVLFLQEVAQLAPEELDAARSASIWKEMVNAANTLPRELQAIAEYEFDAARFVEMTTPTLVLSGGESPPFYKDATEVVTGALPNSRLVTFDGHAHEPMNTAPDRFVDEVLAFVRESN; this comes from the coding sequence ATGGAGATCGTCATCTCAGCAGACGGCACGCCCATTGCCTACGAACGAACCGGCAGCGGCCCGCCCCTCGTTCTTGTGCACGGGAGCGCCGATCTCCACACGTTCTGGGATTTGGCCGGGGCCCGTTCTGCCTTCGCGGAAGACTGTACGGTGTATGCGATGGACCGGCGTGGACGGGGTGAGAGTGGTGACGCTGCCGAGTACACACTAGAACGAGAGGCCGAGGACGTGGCAGCAGTCGTTAATGCGATAGACGAACCAGTAACGTTGCTTGGTCATTCCAGTGGAGCGCTTTTCTCTCTGGAGGCAGCCCTGCACACCGACAATTTGCGCAAACTCATCCTGAACGAACCTCCCGTAGCGGTCGGTGATCACGAACTCAACGTTGAAGAGACCGTCACTGAAATGAGAAGGTTACTGGAAGACGGTGAGCGCGAGCAGGCGCTCGTTCTGTTCCTGCAAGAAGTCGCCCAGCTCGCGCCGGAGGAACTCGACGCGGCTCGCTCGGCATCAATCTGGAAGGAGATGGTGAATGCTGCCAATACATTGCCCCGCGAGTTGCAAGCGATCGCTGAGTACGAGTTTGATGCTGCCCGGTTTGTAGAAATGACCACGCCGACCTTGGTGTTATCCGGCGGTGAAAGCCCGCCGTTCTACAAAGATGCAACGGAAGTGGTCACCGGCGCGCTTCCAAACAGCCGACTCGTTACCTTCGACGGGCACGCCCACGAACCCATGAACACCGCACCGGACCGCTTCGTTGACGAGGTACTCGCATTCGTCCGTGAATCAAACTAG
- a CDS encoding cupin domain-containing protein, which produces MDTDEQPQAWMLDSQEGDAYWSLGSLTVLKATAENTNGSFSMIEEHVPAGQSPPMHVHQSDDEMWYIIDGTVTFEVDGERFTATNGSTVFAPHGRPHSYLTEEETRWLMFVHEPGLEQLWASVGSPADTWTIPDDSEVEAQMNRVIEQLEQYGIEIVGDPLVADASSSQ; this is translated from the coding sequence ATGGACACGGACGAACAACCGCAAGCGTGGATGCTCGACTCCCAAGAAGGTGATGCGTACTGGTCTCTCGGGTCGCTCACCGTCCTGAAGGCCACAGCGGAGAATACCAACGGCTCGTTCTCGATGATCGAAGAGCACGTCCCTGCGGGACAGTCGCCGCCGATGCACGTACACCAATCTGATGATGAGATGTGGTACATCATCGACGGGACAGTGACGTTCGAAGTTGATGGCGAGCGCTTCACCGCGACGAATGGCTCGACAGTCTTTGCACCTCACGGACGGCCACACAGCTACCTCACTGAAGAAGAAACGCGGTGGCTTATGTTCGTCCACGAACCCGGCCTCGAACAGCTCTGGGCGTCGGTCGGGAGCCCAGCCGACACATGGACGATTCCAGATGATTCAGAGGTGGAAGCACAGATGAACCGCGTTATCGAGCAGCTCGAACAGTACGGGATCGAGATCGTCGGCGATCCTCTCGTTGCTGACGCCAGCTCGTCACAATAA